Proteins encoded within one genomic window of Nonomuraea gerenzanensis:
- a CDS encoding dihydrofolate reductase family protein has translation MGKIISSFFISLDGVVESPDQWHFPYWNDEMGAMVQSGMDSAAGFLMGRKLYDEWSSYWTTTDADPEIATRFNDAPKYVVTSSLRQADWANTTIVTGDVAARLREIKERAEGDLQISGSATTVGWLLANGLLDELNLLVHPIVVGHGQRLFTDTPTRPLKLTRNETFKTGVLHLTYVPEPQAV, from the coding sequence ATGGGTAAGATCATTTCTAGTTTCTTCATCTCCTTGGACGGCGTCGTGGAGTCGCCGGACCAGTGGCACTTCCCGTACTGGAACGACGAGATGGGCGCCATGGTCCAGTCCGGGATGGACAGCGCGGCGGGCTTCCTCATGGGCCGCAAGCTGTACGACGAGTGGTCGTCGTACTGGACGACGACGGACGCCGACCCGGAGATCGCCACGAGGTTCAACGACGCGCCCAAGTACGTCGTGACCAGCTCGCTGCGGCAGGCGGACTGGGCCAACACCACGATCGTCACCGGCGACGTCGCGGCCCGGCTGCGGGAGATCAAGGAGCGGGCGGAAGGCGACCTGCAGATCTCCGGCTCCGCGACGACCGTCGGCTGGCTGCTGGCCAACGGGCTGCTCGACGAGCTGAACCTGCTGGTCCACCCCATCGTCGTCGGCCACGGCCAGCGCCTGTTCACGGACACCCCGACCCGTCCGCTGAAGCTGACCAGGAACGAGACGTTCAAGACCGGGGTGCTGCACCTGACCTACGTCCCGGAGCCTCAGGCCGTGTAG
- a CDS encoding TetR/AcrR family transcriptional regulator — translation MSDGRKPNKKAQKAAETRRRVLGAAGDLFVAQGYGATTLQEIATRAGVAVQTVYFVFGNKRRLLKELVDVTIAGDDLPVATLDRPWFRAAMAAGTAEEHLRGHVTGTLGVLERVAPITKVLEVAAATDPEVSEMWPDEEDPRHVVATAAAVALMAKPGARPEVPVEEAADLLYGVLSPDLYLLFVRERGWAPERFGRWAYETLRAQLCVVTSVVPKT, via the coding sequence GGGCGCCGCCGGAGACCTGTTCGTGGCGCAGGGGTACGGCGCGACCACGCTGCAGGAGATCGCCACCAGGGCGGGCGTGGCCGTGCAGACGGTCTACTTCGTGTTCGGCAACAAGCGCCGGCTGCTCAAGGAGCTGGTCGACGTCACGATCGCGGGCGACGACCTGCCCGTGGCGACGCTCGACCGGCCCTGGTTCCGCGCGGCCATGGCCGCCGGCACGGCCGAGGAGCACCTGCGCGGCCACGTGACCGGGACGCTCGGCGTGCTGGAGCGGGTGGCGCCGATCACCAAGGTGCTGGAGGTGGCGGCGGCCACCGATCCCGAGGTGTCCGAGATGTGGCCGGACGAGGAGGACCCGCGCCACGTCGTGGCGACGGCCGCGGCGGTCGCGCTCATGGCCAAGCCGGGCGCGCGCCCCGAGGTGCCGGTGGAGGAGGCCGCCGACCTGCTCTACGGGGTGCTGAGCCCGGACCTCTACCTGCTGTTCGTGCGCGAGCGCGGCTGGGCGCCGGAGCGGTTCGGGCGCTGGGCGTACGAAACCTTGCGGGCGCAGCTCTGCGTCGTCACAAGCGTCGTCCCAAAAACATGA
- a CDS encoding MFS transporter translates to MTVATPVSPPPTTGSPGRRVVVTVVAIQLSCCLGFFSVMAHLVAHLRHDLGLMAGTAGLILGARTGLQFALLLPVGALTDLIGARRTGVLACVLRAAGFVLLGAAEGVGALLCAAVVLAVGGALYNPAAQSLLAGAGPAHQAGGFAAYVTAQHVATVAGPPVGLALISLEPGFALLTGAAAAMWALSGALFLLLPRAEPRTGERALPFRDVLPGVRAVFGDRSFMLFALLTAPTTLLANHIMTAVPLLGFAPGAATLSFCVLAAVAAAAQPFVAAGRRGERPWVLRAGLVCAAGTFFVLAPLDGTELGPLMLAAVLNGVANGLIQPSIFQRVTRHAAPERFGSYYGVMAFCAGMFSFAGEMAVGRLFDLGSAGATVALVGVGAFALVAAVGTRGP, encoded by the coding sequence GTGACTGTCGCCACCCCCGTCTCCCCTCCGCCCACCACCGGCTCCCCGGGCCGCCGCGTCGTCGTCACGGTGGTCGCGATCCAGCTCTCCTGCTGCCTCGGCTTCTTCTCGGTGATGGCGCATCTGGTCGCGCACCTGCGGCACGATCTCGGCCTGATGGCCGGGACGGCGGGGCTGATCCTGGGGGCGCGGACCGGGCTGCAGTTCGCGCTCCTGCTGCCGGTGGGGGCGCTGACGGACCTGATCGGCGCCCGCCGTACCGGGGTGCTCGCCTGCGTCCTGCGGGCGGCCGGGTTCGTCCTGCTCGGGGCCGCCGAGGGCGTCGGCGCGCTGCTCTGCGCGGCCGTCGTCCTCGCCGTGGGCGGCGCGCTCTACAACCCCGCGGCCCAGAGCCTGCTGGCCGGCGCCGGGCCGGCGCACCAGGCCGGTGGCTTCGCCGCCTACGTCACCGCGCAGCACGTGGCGACCGTCGCGGGGCCGCCCGTGGGGCTGGCGCTGATCTCGCTGGAGCCCGGGTTCGCGCTGCTGACCGGGGCCGCCGCCGCCATGTGGGCGCTCTCCGGCGCGCTGTTCCTCCTGCTGCCCAGGGCCGAGCCGCGCACCGGGGAGCGGGCCCTGCCGTTCCGCGACGTGCTGCCCGGGGTGCGGGCGGTGTTCGGCGACCGGTCGTTCATGCTCTTCGCGCTGCTGACCGCACCCACGACGCTGCTGGCCAACCACATCATGACGGCCGTGCCGCTGCTCGGCTTCGCGCCCGGCGCGGCCACGCTCAGCTTCTGCGTGCTGGCCGCGGTCGCCGCCGCCGCGCAGCCGTTCGTGGCCGCCGGGCGGCGCGGTGAGCGGCCCTGGGTGCTGCGGGCGGGGCTGGTGTGCGCGGCGGGAACGTTCTTCGTGCTCGCGCCGCTGGACGGCACCGAGCTGGGGCCGCTGATGCTCGCGGCCGTGCTGAACGGCGTGGCGAACGGGTTGATCCAGCCGTCGATCTTCCAGCGGGTCACCCGGCACGCGGCACCCGAGCGGTTCGGGTCGTACTACGGGGTGATGGCGTTCTGTGCGGGGATGTTCTCGTTCGCGGGGGAGATGGCGGTCGGGCGGCTGTTCGACCTGGGATCGGCGGGCGCGACGGTGGCGCTCGTCGGGGTGGGCGCGTTCGCGCTGGTGGCCGCGGTCGGCACCCGAGGGCCGTGA
- a CDS encoding Glu/Leu/Phe/Val dehydrogenase dimerization domain-containing protein, translated as MRIVELVSVDGYVAFDLDCPTSAGGTRLAPDVTPGEAGLLARAMTYKLAVLGERIGGAKAVLRATDDEREVTLARYCEEITPLIEKGGFLTASDLGTRTQDFASLPDYRPDSLMHQEVGGELMDTMVTGLGVVVAAETALGGLAGRTLAVEGFGKVGGAVVREAALRGGRVVALSTLYGCVTDPAGLDVAMLERLRARHGDACVTRLGLPVLPAEALYEVAADVLVPGARTGTLTAQRAARVRARVVAPAANVPYTAAGLRTLHERGVVTLADFVCGAGATIGYLADRTGQVRDADSARALVAERIARLTAEAMEHPEGPFAGSCAVAERFLATWRDPEGLPDGPPLAPDPEGLPDGPPLAPDPEGLPDGPPLASDPEGLSEGRR; from the coding sequence ATGAGGATCGTGGAGCTCGTCTCCGTGGACGGGTACGTCGCCTTCGACCTCGACTGTCCGACGAGCGCGGGCGGCACGCGGCTCGCCCCTGACGTCACCCCCGGCGAGGCGGGGCTGCTGGCGCGGGCGATGACGTACAAGCTGGCCGTGCTGGGGGAGCGGATCGGCGGTGCCAAGGCGGTGCTGCGGGCCACGGACGACGAGCGCGAGGTGACGCTGGCCCGCTACTGCGAGGAGATCACCCCGCTGATCGAGAAGGGCGGCTTCCTCACCGCCTCGGACCTGGGCACCCGTACGCAGGACTTCGCCTCGCTGCCCGACTACCGCCCCGACTCGCTGATGCACCAGGAGGTCGGCGGCGAGCTGATGGACACCATGGTGACCGGCCTGGGCGTGGTGGTGGCCGCCGAGACCGCGCTGGGCGGGCTGGCGGGGCGGACGCTGGCGGTGGAGGGCTTCGGCAAGGTGGGCGGCGCCGTCGTCCGCGAGGCCGCGCTGCGGGGCGGTCGCGTCGTCGCGCTGTCCACCCTGTACGGCTGCGTCACCGACCCGGCGGGGCTCGACGTGGCCATGCTGGAACGGCTGCGGGCCCGGCACGGCGACGCCTGCGTGACCCGGCTCGGGCTGCCCGTGCTGCCGGCCGAGGCGCTGTACGAGGTGGCCGCCGACGTGCTGGTGCCCGGCGCGCGCACCGGGACGCTGACCGCGCAACGGGCCGCCCGGGTGCGCGCCCGCGTGGTCGCCCCGGCGGCGAACGTGCCCTACACCGCGGCGGGGCTGCGCACGCTGCACGAGCGGGGCGTGGTCACGCTGGCCGACTTCGTCTGCGGCGCCGGCGCGACCATCGGCTACCTCGCCGACCGCACCGGCCAGGTCCGTGACGCCGACTCCGCGCGGGCCCTGGTGGCCGAGCGGATCGCCCGGCTCACGGCCGAGGCGATGGAGCATCCGGAGGGGCCGTTCGCCGGGTCGTGCGCGGTGGCCGAGCGCTTCCTGGCCACCTGGCGGGACCCCGAGGGCCTGCCCGACGGCCCGCCGCTCGCCCCCGACCCTGAGGGCCTGCCCGACGGCCCGCCGCTCGCTCCCGACCCTGAGGGCCTGCCCGACGGCCCGCCGCTCGCTTCCGACCCTGAGGGCCTGTCCGAAGGGCGCCGCTGA
- a CDS encoding phenylacetate--CoA ligase family protein, protein MLTDALRERAEQVFGAEVHDGYSMTEIAPVSGRVGSDGHLHLPPDQGLIEILDPVTLSPAAPGEVGTIVVTPYSTFRDTTLLLRYVTGDLVRTLPEGGTPACELAALPATSRVLGRRSPGGLTTRDVLDLLQAEHALPLPTRYALEGDLLYVVAGKHDPGLLGRLEERAHGLPLTGIVLVETPEGLPAPCRLRADLLELSFERGL, encoded by the coding sequence GTGCTCACCGACGCGCTGCGCGAGCGGGCCGAGCAGGTGTTCGGGGCGGAGGTCCACGACGGTTACTCCATGACCGAGATCGCGCCCGTCTCCGGCCGCGTCGGCTCCGACGGCCACCTGCACCTGCCGCCCGACCAGGGCCTGATCGAGATACTCGATCCTGTGACGCTCTCCCCGGCGGCGCCGGGGGAGGTGGGCACGATCGTGGTCACGCCGTACTCGACGTTCCGCGACACCACGCTCCTGCTCAGATACGTCACCGGCGACCTGGTCAGGACCCTGCCCGAGGGCGGGACCCCCGCCTGCGAGCTGGCCGCGCTGCCCGCCACCTCGCGCGTGCTCGGCCGCAGGTCACCCGGTGGGCTCACCACGCGGGACGTGCTCGACCTGCTGCAGGCCGAGCACGCGCTGCCGCTGCCCACGCGGTACGCGCTGGAGGGCGACCTGCTCTACGTGGTGGCGGGCAAGCACGACCCCGGCCTGCTCGGACGGCTGGAGGAGCGCGCGCACGGCCTGCCCCTGACCGGCATCGTCCTGGTCGAGACTCCCGAGGGCCTGCCCGCGCCCTGCCGGCTCCGCGCGGACCTGCTGGAGCTCAGCTTCGAGCGAGGACTGTGA
- a CDS encoding NAD(P)-dependent oxidoreductase — MRRRQGSPGVLPGIDARIIDVAPRRRRAHPGRRARLQPRPPYAGGHDRALWQPGDGTGLHDCTVGGIGASRIGRLVLQRLLAFDVRVLLSDPTLTPAEAALLGAEAVEPDELCRRSDPVTVHAPALPETHHLLDRRRLALLPDRAVLVNTARGSLVDTGALTGECVSGRLSAVLDVTDPEPLPAGHPLFELPNVLITPHLPYTA; from the coding sequence GTGAGACGACGGCAGGGCAGCCCGGGTGTTCTCCCTGGGATCGACGCGCGGATCATCGACGTCGCGCCCCGGCGTCGCCGCGCTCATCCTGGGCGCCGAGCTCGCCTTCAGCCGCGCCCGCCCTACGCGGGCGGGCACGACAGGGCGCTCTGGCAGCCGGGTGACGGCACCGGGCTGCACGACTGCACGGTCGGGGGGATCGGCGCCTCCCGCATCGGCCGCCTCGTCCTGCAGCGGCTGCTCGCCTTCGACGTACGCGTCCTGCTGTCGGACCCCACGCTCACGCCCGCCGAGGCGGCGCTGCTGGGGGCCGAGGCGGTGGAGCCGGACGAGCTGTGCCGGCGCAGCGACCCGGTCACGGTGCACGCGCCCGCGCTGCCGGAGACGCACCACCTGCTCGACCGGCGCCGCCTGGCGCTGCTGCCTGACCGGGCGGTGCTGGTCAACACCGCCCGCGGCTCGCTGGTCGACACGGGGGCACTCACCGGGGAGTGCGTGTCCGGCCGCCTGTCGGCCGTGCTCGACGTCACCGACCCGGAGCCGCTGCCGGCCGGTCACCCGCTGTTCGAGCTGCCCAACGTGCTGATCACGCCGCACCTGCCCTACACGGCCTGA